The nucleotide sequence CTCGCCCTGCTGGTCTCGGCGGTCGCCAACACGGCGGCCAACCGGCGCCTGACCTTCGGCGTGCGCGGCCGCAGCGGTGCGGTCAAGCACCAGGCGCAGGGGCTGGTGGTGTTCGGTATCGGCCTGGCCCTCACCAGCGGTTCGCTGGCCGCCCTGAACGCGGCGACCTCCGACCCCGCGCACTCCACGGAACTGGCGGTCCTCGTCGCCGCCAACCTCGCGGCGACGGTGCTGCGGTTCCTGCTCTTCCGGGCGTGGGTGTTCCCGGACCGCACCTCCGAGTCGCACGACTTCGGATCGCCCGACGCAGGGTCACCCACTCCGTCTTCCGCTCCGGGCTCAACGGTCGTCGCCTCGCACCAGCCCGCCCACGCGGCGTCGCCCGCGTACACGACGTCGATGGGGGTGCGTCCCGGTCAGCCCGGCCCTTACGGCCACCAGGACCGGTTCCACCCGATGTCGCAGCGCCCTACGGCGCCCCAGACCCCATATGCCCACGCCCCGTACGAGAACGCCCCGTACGAGAACACCCCGTACACCACGACCCAGTTCCGCGCCGGTGAAGCCGCGGACCGCACCTGGGGGGACGCGACCATGCAGATGCGGCCGGTGCGCCCGCACGATCAGGATTCGAGGAACGCACGATGACCACGCAGTTCGAGACGACGAGCCGGCCGGGGGGTCCGGGCCCCGGGTGGGATCCGTCGACGACGGCCCACCAGGGACCGGTGGTCCCGGAGGCGCCCGCCGAGCCCCCGGCCCCCGGAGCCGGTGAACCCGGGCAGCCCTTCGCGAAGCGGCTGTGGAGAGGCAGGCCCGAGGACAACAGCTGGATTCGCCCCGGCTTCCTCCTCACCCTGCTGCTCATCGGTGGCCTCTACACCTGGAACCTCACGGCCTCCGGCTACGCCAACTCCTTCTACTCGGCGGCCGTGCAGGCGGGCAGCCAGTCCTGGAAGGCCTTCTTCTTCGGCTCGCTGGACTCCGCCAACGCCATCACCGTCGACAAGCCCCCGGCCTCGCTGTGGCCGATGGCGTTGTCGGTGCGGCTCTTCGGCCTCAACTCCTTCGCGATCCTGTTCCCGCAGGTCCTGATGGCCGTGGCCACCGCCGGGGTGCTGTGGGCGGCCGTACGCCGTCGCTTCAACGCCACGGCCGGCTTCATCACCATGGCGGTGTTCGCGCTCACGCCCGTCGCCGCGCTGATGTTCCGCTTCAACAACCCGGACGCGGCCCTCGCGCTGCTGATGGCCGCCGCGGTCTACTGCACACAGCGCGCCATGGAGAAGGCGCAGACGAAGTGGCTGGTCTGGGCGGGTGTCGCCATCGGCGTCGCCTTCCTGGTCAAGACCCTGCAGGCCTTCCTGATCCTGCCGCCCCTGGCGATCGTGTACGCCGTCCTCGCGCCGGCCTCGGTGAAGAGGCGGATCAGCCAGGTGCTGCTCGCGGGGCTCGCGATGGTCGTCGCCGGTGGCTGGTGGGTGGCGATCGTGGAGCTGTGGCCCGCGTCCTCCCGCCCGTACATCGGCGGCTCGCAGAACAACTCCTTCCTTGAACTGACCTTCGGCTACAACGGTCTCGGCCGTATCAACGGCGAGGAGACCGGCAGCGTCGGCGGTGGCGGAGGCGGCGGTGGCGGCAACTGGGGCGAGACCGGCTGGGACCGGATGTTCAGCTCCTCCATCGGCGGCCAGATCTCCTGGCTGATCCCGGCCGCGCTGATCCTGCTGGGCGCCGCGATCTGGGCCACCCGGAAGCTGAAGCGCACGGACACCACCCGTGCGGACTTCCTCCTCTGGGGCGGCGCGCTGCTGATCACCATGGTGGTCTTCAGCTTCATGCAGGGCATCTTCCACGAGTACTACACCGTGGCCCTGGCCCCCTACATCGCGCCGCTGATCGGTATGGGCGCGGCTCTGCTCCGGGACCGGCGGACCGAGCTCTGGGCGTCGATCACCATGGCGGCCGCCATGACGGCCACGGCCGTCTGGGGTTACGTCCTCCTCAACCGTTCCTCCGACTACCTGCCCTGGCTCAAGTGGGTCGTCCTCGTCGGCGGCCTGGTCGCCGCGCTCGGCCTGGTCTTCGTGGCCAGGCTCGGCCGGCAGCTGGCCCTGGCGGTCGTGGGCCTGAGCTTCGTCACCGCGGTGGCGGGCCCGACGGCGTACACGCTCACCACGCTGGGCGAGGGCCACACCGGCTCGATCGTCACGGCCGGTCCGTCCGTCCAGGGCGGCCGGGGCGGTGGTCCCGGCGGCGGTGGCGGCATGGGCGGCGGTCCTGGTGGCGGCGGTGGCGGTATGCCGGGCCAGAACAACCAGCAGGGCAACGGCCAGAACCAGCAGGGCGGCCAGAACGGCCAGAACGGCAACGGTCGGACGGGCCAGCCCCCGACCGGCGGCTTCGGCGGCGGCCAGAACAACCAGCAGGGCCAGAACAGTCAGCAGGGCCAGGGCCAGGGCCAGAACAGTCAGGGTCAGCAGAACGGCAACGGCCAGACCCGGAACGGTGACGGCGGTGGCATGGGTGGCGGCGGCGGTGGCGGAATGGGTGGCCTGATCAGCGGCACCTCCGTCAGCGACGAGGCCAAGGAACTGCTGGAGAAGAACGCCGGGGACTACACCTGGGCCGGCGCCGCCATCGGCGCCCAGAACGCGGCGAGCTACCAGCTCTCCACCGGCGACCCGGTCATGGCGATCGGTGGCTTCAACGGCACCGACCCGTCCCCGACCCTCGCGGAGTTCAAGAAGTACGTGGAGGCCGGCAAGATCCACTACTTCATCGCCGGCGGAGGCGGCGGCATGGGCGGCAGCAGCGACGGCACCTCCTCGCAGATCACCTCCTGGGTCCAGGAGAACTTCGAGTCGGTGACGGTCGACGGCACGACGTTCTACGACCTCACGCAGGCCAAGTAGCCAAGGCCGCGGTGTGAGCGGGGCGGTGGCCCGGGGTGCGACGAACCCCGGGCCACCGCCCTTTTCGCAGGTCGGCGATATTGTCGTTGTACGGTGTATGAGAACTGTTCTACGGTGTAGAGCATGTCCGCCTCCACAACCCTCACCCCGCCCTCCCCCCAAGGCCACCCCCAGCGCTGGCTGATCCTCGGCGTCATCTGTCTCGCCCAGCTCACCGTCCTGCTGGACAACACCGTGCTGAACGTGGCGATCCCCTCCCTCACCGAGGAGCTGGGGGCGGCCACGTCGGACATCCAGTGGATGATCAACGCGTACTCGCTGGTCCAGTCGGGCCTGCTGCTCACCGCGGGCAGCGCGGCCGACCGCTACGGCCGCAAGAAGATGCTGATCGCGGGTTTGGTGCTGTTCGGTATCGGCTCACTGATGGCCGGACTCGCCCAGTCCACCGGGCAGCTGATCGCCGCGCGGGCCGGGATGGGAGTCGGCGGGGCGCTGCTGCTCACCACGACGCTCGCCGTCGCCATGCAGATCTTCGCGCCCGCGGAGCAGCCGAAGGCGATCGGCATCTGGGCCGCGGTCAACGCGCTCGGCTTCGCGGCCGGCCCTCTCCTCGGCGGCTTCGTGCTCGGCCACTTCTGGTGGGGGGCCATCTTCCTGATCAACCTGCCGGTCGCCGCGCTGGGTGTGGTGGCCGTGATCGCCCTGGTCCCCGAGTCCAGGAACCCGCAGGGAGACCGGCCGGACCTGCTGGGCGCGCTGCTGTCGACCATCGGTATGACCGCCCTCGTCTACGCGATCATCTCGGGCCCCGACCACGGCTGGACGTCCGGCCACGTGCTCGCCACGGCCGCCGTCGCCGTGGTCGTCCTCACGGCCTTCGGGTACTGGGAGAGCCGCATTCCGTACCCCATGCTCGACCCGCACTTCTTCCGCGACCGCCGCTTCACGGGCGCGGTCGCCGGCGTGGTCCTGATCACCTTCGGCATGGGCGGCGCGCTCTTCCTCCTCACCCAGCATCTGCAGTTCGTGCTCGGCTACGGCGCGTTGGAGGCGGGACTGCGGACCGCGCCCCTCGCCCTGGTCGTCGTCGCGCTCAACTTCTCCGGGCTGTCGGCGAAGTGGACGGCGGAGCTGGGGATGCCGGTGTCGATCACGCTGGGCATGGTGCTGACGTCCGGCGGGCTGGTCTCCATCGCGACGATGGCGTCCGGCGGTTACGCCGGGACCCTGCTCGGGCTGGTGCTGATCGGGGTGGGCTGCGCGATCGCCAACCCCGCGATGGCGCACGCGATCATGAGCGCGATCCCGCCGGCCAAGGCGGGGGTGGGGGCCGGGATCAACGGCACGCTCGCGGAGTTCGGGACGGGGTTGGGGGTGGCCGTGCTGGGGGCGGTGCTCAACTCCCGTTTCGCGGCGCTGATCCCGGTGGCGGCGGCGTCGTTGCCCGCGGCGCTGGGGGCGGCGGACACGGCTGCGGAGAGGGCCGAGGTGATGTCGGCGTTCTCGTCCGGGCTGGAGACGAGTCTGCTGGTGGGGGCGGTGGCTGTACTGCTCGGGGGGTTGGTGGCGGCGGGGCTGCTGCGCAGGGCGGAGAAGGGGGATGCGGAGTTGGTGGGCGCCTCGTAGCGCGGCGGGTTCCGCTGTCGGGCGGCTGCGGTTCGACTGCCGGGGCGGCTCGGTTCGGCCGTGGCCGACCGCGCGGTTCCCCGCGCCCCTGAAGGACGCGCCGCGCGCCTAGCATCGTCATCGGCGGAGAAACGTGTCTCGGAAGGTGCGTCATGGTGCGGGGAGCCGGTCGGAGTGGTGGGTCCGGGCGGGCCAGTGTCTGGCTGGAACAGAAGGCGCGGGCCGGGCGGGGCGGGCAGCCGTCGGGGCTCGACCGGGAGCGGATCACCCGGACGGCCGTGCGACTGCTGGACGCGGAGGGGCTGGCCAGGTTCTCGATGCGCCGACTGGCGGCCGAGCTGAACGTGACGGCGATGTCGGTCTACTGGTACGTGGACACCAAGGACGACCTGCTGGAACTGGCGCTGGA is from Streptomyces sp. NBC_01314 and encodes:
- a CDS encoding ArnT family glycosyltransferase; the encoded protein is MTTQFETTSRPGGPGPGWDPSTTAHQGPVVPEAPAEPPAPGAGEPGQPFAKRLWRGRPEDNSWIRPGFLLTLLLIGGLYTWNLTASGYANSFYSAAVQAGSQSWKAFFFGSLDSANAITVDKPPASLWPMALSVRLFGLNSFAILFPQVLMAVATAGVLWAAVRRRFNATAGFITMAVFALTPVAALMFRFNNPDAALALLMAAAVYCTQRAMEKAQTKWLVWAGVAIGVAFLVKTLQAFLILPPLAIVYAVLAPASVKRRISQVLLAGLAMVVAGGWWVAIVELWPASSRPYIGGSQNNSFLELTFGYNGLGRINGEETGSVGGGGGGGGGNWGETGWDRMFSSSIGGQISWLIPAALILLGAAIWATRKLKRTDTTRADFLLWGGALLITMVVFSFMQGIFHEYYTVALAPYIAPLIGMGAALLRDRRTELWASITMAAAMTATAVWGYVLLNRSSDYLPWLKWVVLVGGLVAALGLVFVARLGRQLALAVVGLSFVTAVAGPTAYTLTTLGEGHTGSIVTAGPSVQGGRGGGPGGGGGMGGGPGGGGGGMPGQNNQQGNGQNQQGGQNGQNGNGRTGQPPTGGFGGGQNNQQGQNSQQGQGQGQNSQGQQNGNGQTRNGDGGGMGGGGGGGMGGLISGTSVSDEAKELLEKNAGDYTWAGAAIGAQNAASYQLSTGDPVMAIGGFNGTDPSPTLAEFKKYVEAGKIHYFIAGGGGGMGGSSDGTSSQITSWVQENFESVTVDGTTFYDLTQAK
- a CDS encoding MFS transporter, translated to MSASTTLTPPSPQGHPQRWLILGVICLAQLTVLLDNTVLNVAIPSLTEELGAATSDIQWMINAYSLVQSGLLLTAGSAADRYGRKKMLIAGLVLFGIGSLMAGLAQSTGQLIAARAGMGVGGALLLTTTLAVAMQIFAPAEQPKAIGIWAAVNALGFAAGPLLGGFVLGHFWWGAIFLINLPVAALGVVAVIALVPESRNPQGDRPDLLGALLSTIGMTALVYAIISGPDHGWTSGHVLATAAVAVVVLTAFGYWESRIPYPMLDPHFFRDRRFTGAVAGVVLITFGMGGALFLLTQHLQFVLGYGALEAGLRTAPLALVVVALNFSGLSAKWTAELGMPVSITLGMVLTSGGLVSIATMASGGYAGTLLGLVLIGVGCAIANPAMAHAIMSAIPPAKAGVGAGINGTLAEFGTGLGVAVLGAVLNSRFAALIPVAAASLPAALGAADTAAERAEVMSAFSSGLETSLLVGAVAVLLGGLVAAGLLRRAEKGDAELVGAS